From the Amycolatopsis thermoflava N1165 genome, one window contains:
- a CDS encoding FAD-binding protein, giving the protein MTASADFGRLVRRRPSAVLRPRSAGEVGEIVRTAAADGVPVAARGRGHSGYGQALTDGVVVDMSSLAAVHEVAEDRIVVDAGAGWDAVLAAAWERGRTPPVLTDYLRLSVGGTLSVGGIGGTSFRHGLQTDTVVALEVVTGDGVVRTCGPGDELFAAVLGGLGQCGIITRATLRLVAAPPRISRHEVDYDTVAAAAADQVRFVEEGRFDFVQGQVRFGEAGRRVFLETAAYSGGDLSYVEFQHRLDAAEALLTGTGAWFHPHPWWNCFLPASAAVGFLTALVERLTPADLGPAGCVLFYPVFTGEVHAPLVRLPAERIAFLVAILRFPPDDAGLVARQVAENRRLYEEARDLGGFTYPVGAIPFTQADWRHHFGSRWPSLRTWKARYDPAGMLTPGPGIF; this is encoded by the coding sequence ATGACCGCGTCCGCCGACTTCGGGCGCCTGGTCCGGCGACGGCCGTCCGCGGTGCTGCGGCCGCGCTCGGCCGGGGAGGTCGGCGAGATCGTCCGCACCGCGGCGGCGGACGGGGTGCCGGTCGCGGCGCGGGGACGGGGCCATTCCGGGTACGGGCAGGCGCTGACCGACGGTGTCGTGGTCGACATGTCATCGCTCGCCGCGGTGCACGAGGTCGCCGAGGACCGGATCGTGGTGGACGCGGGCGCCGGCTGGGACGCGGTGCTCGCGGCGGCGTGGGAGCGCGGCCGCACGCCGCCGGTGCTGACCGACTACCTGCGGTTGTCGGTGGGCGGCACGTTGTCGGTGGGCGGGATCGGCGGGACGAGTTTCCGGCACGGGCTGCAGACCGACACGGTGGTCGCGCTGGAGGTCGTCACCGGGGACGGGGTGGTGCGGACGTGCGGCCCCGGGGACGAGTTGTTCGCCGCGGTGCTGGGCGGGCTGGGCCAGTGCGGGATCATCACGCGCGCCACGCTGCGGCTGGTCGCCGCGCCGCCGCGGATCAGCCGGCACGAGGTGGACTACGACACGGTGGCGGCCGCGGCGGCGGACCAGGTGCGGTTCGTCGAGGAGGGGCGGTTCGACTTCGTGCAGGGCCAGGTCCGCTTCGGCGAGGCGGGCAGGCGGGTGTTCCTGGAGACGGCTGCGTACTCCGGCGGGGATCTGTCCTACGTGGAGTTCCAGCACCGGCTGGACGCCGCCGAGGCGCTGCTGACCGGGACCGGCGCGTGGTTCCACCCGCACCCGTGGTGGAACTGCTTCCTGCCCGCGTCGGCCGCCGTGGGGTTCCTGACCGCGCTGGTGGAGCGGCTGACGCCGGCGGACCTCGGGCCGGCCGGGTGCGTGTTGTTCTACCCGGTGTTCACCGGCGAGGTGCACGCGCCGCTGGTCCGCCTGCCAGCCGAGCGGATCGCTTTTCTCGTGGCGATCCTGCGTTTTCCGCCGGACGACGCCGGCCTGGTCGCCCGGCAGGTCGCCGAGAACCGCCGGCTCTACGAGGAGGCGCGCGACCTGGGCGGGTTCACCTACCCGGTCGGCGCGATCCCCTTCACCCAGGCGGATTGGCGACACCACTTCGGTTCGCGATGGCCCTCGCTGCGCACTTGGAAGGCGCGGTACGACCCGGCCGGCATGCTGACGCCGGGGCCGGGGATCTTCTAG
- a CDS encoding MFS transporter: protein MICGVEADLRRLWSAYAVSTYGTWLASGAFPLIAVQVLHAPAFAVSLLEAAGLAAAAVCALPLGWWVEHRPKRPVMIAMDLARFAAMASVPVAYAFEVLSYGQLLVVSVVAGTANIAFTAASGAYLKHLVPRSRLLAANGRFEGTSWVATAAGPPVGGALVALLGPVVTVLADALSYLLSALGVLRIRGGDVAAPRVARFRVADLLAGGRVIARDPVLRRLFLNSILVSGLIMATTPLLAVLLLGEYRFSAWEYGLAFGVPALGGFAGARLSARLARRYGRHRVLTASGWLRSLFPLGLAFVGPGVAGLVTVIVVEALLITCMGVFNPIHATERLHRTPADHAARVLSTWSVSSKLLQAGLMAEWGVLGTLTSPLCAITVSGVLLLGTPLLLPRRGFESDG from the coding sequence GTGATCTGCGGCGTGGAAGCCGATCTTCGCCGGCTGTGGTCGGCCTACGCGGTGAGCACGTACGGCACGTGGCTCGCCTCCGGGGCGTTCCCGCTGATCGCGGTGCAGGTGCTGCACGCGCCGGCGTTCGCGGTGTCGTTGCTGGAGGCGGCCGGGCTCGCCGCGGCGGCGGTGTGCGCGCTGCCGCTCGGGTGGTGGGTCGAGCACCGGCCCAAGCGCCCGGTGATGATCGCGATGGACCTGGCCCGGTTCGCCGCGATGGCCAGCGTGCCCGTGGCGTACGCCTTCGAGGTGCTGTCCTACGGCCAGTTGCTGGTCGTGTCGGTTGTCGCCGGGACCGCGAACATCGCGTTCACCGCCGCGTCCGGCGCGTACCTGAAGCACCTCGTGCCCCGGTCGCGGCTGCTCGCGGCGAACGGGCGGTTCGAGGGCACGAGCTGGGTGGCGACCGCGGCGGGCCCGCCAGTCGGGGGCGCGCTGGTGGCCCTGCTCGGCCCGGTGGTGACGGTGCTCGCCGACGCGCTGAGCTACCTGCTGTCGGCGCTCGGGGTGCTCCGCATCCGCGGCGGTGACGTCGCGGCGCCCCGCGTCGCGCGGTTTCGCGTGGCCGACCTGCTCGCCGGCGGGCGGGTGATCGCGCGGGATCCCGTGCTGCGGCGGCTGTTCCTCAACTCGATTCTGGTCAGCGGCCTGATCATGGCCACCACGCCGCTCCTGGCGGTCCTCCTGCTCGGCGAGTACCGGTTTTCCGCGTGGGAGTACGGGCTGGCGTTCGGCGTCCCGGCGCTCGGCGGGTTCGCGGGCGCCCGGCTGTCCGCCCGGTTGGCGCGGCGCTACGGGCGGCACCGGGTGCTGACCGCCTCCGGCTGGCTGCGGTCGCTCTTCCCGCTGGGGCTGGCGTTCGTGGGCCCTGGCGTGGCGGGGCTCGTCACGGTGATCGTCGTGGAGGCCTTGCTGATCACCTGCATGGGCGTCTTCAACCCGATCCACGCGACGGAACGGCTGCACCGCACGCCGGCGGACCACGCCGCGCGGGTGCTCAGCACGTGGAGCGTGAGCAGCAAGCTGCTGCAGGCTGGGCTGATGGCGGAGTGGGGCGTGCTGGGGACGCTGACGAGCCCGCTGTGCGCGATCACGGTTTCCGGGGTGCTGCTGCTCGGCACGCCACTGCTGCTGCCACGACGCGGTTTCGAGTCCGACGGGTAA
- a CDS encoding ABC transporter ATP-binding protein: MAQQAPLLRVDELNVSFGGLRVLQAVSLEVAEAEVLGVIGPNGAGKTTLFNTICGFVRPDSGALSFDGRRLLPRPHRLTRLGIARTLQGLGLFPNLSALDNVAAGATHRSRTGPVGALLASPWAERHELRLRDQAMGMLEQFGIADAAQRPCASLPYGIRKRVALARALISEPRLLLLDEPAAGLSATEITELADTVRGLRQRTTVMLVEHHMEFVMNLCDRLVVLDFGEVIATGTPAQVREDPAVQRAYLGEAVAADA, translated from the coding sequence ATGGCGCAGCAAGCCCCGTTGCTACGAGTGGACGAGCTGAACGTGTCCTTCGGCGGATTGCGGGTCCTCCAGGCGGTCTCGCTCGAAGTGGCCGAAGCGGAGGTGCTCGGCGTCATCGGTCCCAACGGCGCGGGCAAGACGACCCTGTTCAACACGATCTGCGGGTTCGTCCGCCCGGACTCCGGCGCCCTGTCGTTCGACGGCCGCCGTCTCCTGCCCCGCCCGCACCGGCTCACGCGGCTGGGGATCGCCCGCACCCTGCAGGGCCTCGGGTTGTTCCCCAACCTCAGCGCGCTGGACAACGTCGCCGCCGGCGCGACCCACCGCTCGCGCACCGGCCCGGTCGGCGCGCTGCTGGCTTCGCCGTGGGCCGAGCGGCACGAGCTGCGGCTGCGGGACCAGGCGATGGGCATGCTCGAGCAGTTCGGCATCGCCGACGCCGCGCAGCGGCCGTGCGCGAGCCTGCCCTACGGCATCCGCAAACGCGTGGCCCTGGCCCGCGCGCTGATCAGCGAACCGCGCCTGCTGCTGCTCGACGAGCCCGCGGCCGGCCTGTCCGCCACCGAGATCACCGAGCTCGCCGACACCGTGCGGGGGCTACGCCAGCGCACCACCGTCATGCTCGTCGAGCACCACATGGAGTTCGTGATGAACCTCTGCGACCGGCTCGTCGTGCTGGACTTCGGCGAGGTGATCGCCACCGGCACGCCCGCGCAGGTGCGGGAGGACCCGGCCGTGCAGCGCGCCTACCTCGGCGAGGCGGTGGCGGCCGATGCTTGA
- a CDS encoding iron-siderophore ABC transporter substrate-binding protein, translating into MRFPRPRARGSLLALLLGAVLVLAGCGSSAEQSATEPATPASGQFPVTIPTAFGDVTIEQQPKRVVALGWGDAEVALTLGVQPVGAADWLPIGGDGVAPWMPQDKHYTTAPTMLGTLEVSAEQVAALNPDLILDTRASGDKARYDQLAALGVPVLSIPAGGEAYATTWQQQLDMIGKALGRTAEAAQVRNELDAKFQQAADAHPEFTGKTVAVGAKMATSYGAYVNGGARIEFMERLGFAQSPAVQALAGKDFYITVSPERMDLFNADLTVISPIGIDASQIDSDPLFQAVPSVKAGHVVVLSDKTISQAFASATPLGLSYAIDKVVPMITEALAR; encoded by the coding sequence ATGCGTTTCCCCCGGCCGCGTGCGCGCGGTTCCCTCCTGGCTCTCCTTCTGGGCGCGGTCCTCGTGCTCGCGGGCTGCGGCTCGTCCGCGGAGCAGAGCGCGACCGAGCCGGCGACCCCGGCGAGCGGTCAGTTCCCGGTCACCATCCCGACCGCGTTCGGCGACGTGACGATCGAGCAGCAGCCCAAACGGGTCGTCGCGCTCGGGTGGGGTGACGCGGAGGTCGCGCTGACCCTCGGCGTGCAGCCGGTCGGCGCCGCGGACTGGCTGCCGATCGGGGGCGACGGCGTCGCGCCGTGGATGCCGCAGGACAAGCACTACACGACCGCGCCGACGATGCTCGGCACGCTGGAGGTCAGCGCCGAGCAGGTCGCGGCGCTCAACCCGGACCTGATCCTGGACACCCGCGCCAGCGGCGACAAGGCCCGCTACGACCAGCTGGCCGCCCTCGGCGTCCCCGTGCTGAGCATCCCCGCCGGCGGCGAGGCCTACGCGACCACCTGGCAGCAGCAGCTCGACATGATCGGCAAGGCGCTGGGCCGCACCGCCGAGGCCGCGCAGGTGCGCAACGAGCTGGACGCCAAGTTCCAGCAGGCCGCCGACGCGCACCCGGAGTTCACGGGCAAGACCGTCGCGGTCGGGGCGAAGATGGCCACCTCCTACGGTGCCTACGTCAACGGCGGCGCGCGCATCGAGTTCATGGAGCGGCTCGGCTTCGCCCAGTCCCCCGCGGTGCAGGCCCTGGCCGGGAAGGACTTCTACATCACCGTCTCGCCGGAGCGGATGGACCTGTTCAACGCCGACCTGACCGTGATCTCGCCGATCGGCATCGACGCGAGCCAGATCGACAGCGACCCGCTGTTCCAGGCGGTGCCCTCGGTCAAGGCCGGGCACGTGGTCGTGCTGTCGGACAAGACGATCTCGCAGGCCTTCGCCAGCGCCACCCCGCTGGGCCTGAGCTACGCGATCGACAAGGTGGTGCCGATGATCACCGAAGCGCTGGCACGCTGA
- a CDS encoding ABC transporter ATP-binding protein yields MLEVSGLVAEYGPVRALHDIDLTVERGSITAVLGANGAGKTTLLRSLSGLLRPKSGSVRLNDRDITRHGPEDLVRLGVAHVPEGRGVIVELTVEENLRLGGLWRRDRAWLRTGVARMFELFPPLEQRRHQRAETLSGGERQMLAIGRALMSRPDLLLLDEPSLGLAPRTAAQIVATLRRLRAETGLTLLLVEQNAGTALSVADRAVVLNVGRKVADDEAARLAADDRVRRAYLEM; encoded by the coding sequence ATGCTTGAGGTCAGCGGCCTGGTCGCCGAGTACGGGCCGGTGCGCGCGCTGCACGACATCGACCTGACGGTCGAGCGCGGCTCGATCACCGCGGTGCTCGGCGCGAACGGCGCGGGCAAGACGACGCTGCTGCGCTCGTTGTCCGGGCTGCTGCGGCCGAAATCCGGTTCGGTGCGCCTGAACGACCGGGACATCACCCGGCACGGCCCGGAGGACCTGGTCCGGCTCGGCGTTGCGCACGTGCCCGAGGGGCGTGGCGTGATCGTCGAGCTGACGGTCGAGGAGAACCTGCGCCTCGGCGGGCTGTGGCGGCGGGACCGGGCGTGGCTGCGCACCGGCGTGGCGCGCATGTTCGAGTTGTTCCCGCCGCTCGAACAGCGGCGGCACCAGCGCGCGGAGACGCTGTCCGGCGGTGAGCGGCAGATGCTCGCGATCGGGCGTGCCCTGATGAGTCGTCCCGACCTGCTGCTGCTGGACGAGCCCTCGCTGGGCCTCGCGCCGCGCACCGCGGCGCAGATCGTCGCGACGCTGCGCCGCCTGCGCGCGGAAACCGGCCTGACCCTGCTGCTGGTCGAGCAGAACGCGGGCACGGCGCTGTCGGTGGCCGACCGCGCCGTCGTGCTCAACGTCGGCCGCAAGGTCGCCGACGACGAAGCCGCCCGGCTGGCCGCCGACGACCGGGTCCGCCGGGCCTACCTGGAGATGTGA
- a CDS encoding DUF6351 family protein, which produces MLRALVLTAACAASLLTVPAAVAAPPRLTVESVSNPHADLVSGGQVLVRVPAARDVRVTANGRDVTGELKQTGDTLLGLVGGLRDGTNEIVASAPGRGRASLRVTNHPITGPVFSGRQQEPFYCETQAYGLPAATPPLCSAPTQVSYQYRTTGGQFRPLADPASRPADLASVNGMPYIVRVERGTIDRAVYEIAALTDGTAPSPFTVERGWNERLVYTFGGGCNSGYHQGASTGGVLNDLFLSQGYAVASSSLNVLDNNCSPIISAEAAMMVKEHFTETYGPVRHTIGWGGSGGAIQQYDIAENYPGILDGIIPGISYPDPLSTAGPVSDCRMLNRYFAGAGSSFTPEQRLAVAGFHTYSTCVSWEQTFANRATATGSCTPLLPVSERWDPVSNPDGVICNSNEQLVNQLGRDPRTGFVRSTLDNTGVQYGLSALRAGQISAAQFVDLNAAIGGLDYTGAPVPARSAADPKALSAAYRSGVFNSASLGLRTTPIIDQRTDLDLAGFGADIHTTEWSFVMRERLRRSGAADNQVIIASRPADAAVAAAYELDAMDRWLTAIGNDRSGRGAQQKVVANRPADLGDGCYVSATERVPERLTYPSSGRCGALFPVAANTRLVAGSGLAMDALKCRLKPVDFRDYLPVTFTREEQQRLRAAFPDGVCDWSKPGVGARKPAGVWQRY; this is translated from the coding sequence TTGCTGCGTGCACTGGTGCTGACCGCCGCGTGTGCGGCCTCGCTGCTCACCGTTCCGGCGGCGGTCGCGGCGCCGCCGCGGCTGACCGTCGAATCCGTCTCCAACCCACACGCCGACCTGGTCAGCGGCGGGCAGGTGCTGGTGCGGGTCCCGGCGGCGCGGGACGTCCGGGTGACGGCGAACGGCCGTGACGTCACCGGCGAGCTCAAGCAGACCGGCGACACCCTGCTCGGCCTGGTCGGCGGCCTGCGCGACGGGACGAACGAGATCGTCGCGAGCGCGCCGGGCCGGGGACGCGCGAGCCTGCGGGTGACCAACCACCCGATCACCGGGCCGGTGTTCTCCGGACGGCAGCAGGAGCCGTTCTACTGCGAGACGCAAGCCTACGGGCTGCCGGCCGCGACGCCGCCGTTGTGCAGCGCGCCGACCCAGGTGAGTTACCAGTACCGCACGACCGGCGGGCAGTTCCGGCCGCTGGCCGATCCGGCGTCCCGGCCCGCGGATCTCGCTTCGGTCAACGGGATGCCCTACATCGTGCGGGTGGAACGCGGCACGATCGACCGCGCCGTCTACGAAATCGCCGCGCTGACCGACGGGACCGCGCCGTCACCGTTCACTGTGGAGCGTGGTTGGAACGAGCGACTCGTCTACACCTTCGGCGGCGGCTGCAATTCCGGGTACCACCAGGGCGCGTCGACCGGCGGGGTGCTGAACGACCTGTTCCTGTCGCAGGGGTACGCGGTGGCCTCGTCGAGCCTGAACGTGCTGGACAACAACTGCAGCCCGATCATCTCCGCGGAGGCGGCGATGATGGTCAAGGAGCACTTCACCGAGACCTACGGGCCGGTGCGGCACACCATCGGCTGGGGCGGGTCCGGCGGCGCGATCCAGCAGTACGACATCGCCGAGAACTACCCGGGCATCCTGGACGGCATCATTCCCGGCATCTCCTACCCGGACCCGCTGAGCACGGCCGGGCCGGTCTCGGACTGCCGCATGCTCAACCGGTACTTCGCCGGCGCGGGCAGCTCGTTCACGCCGGAGCAGCGGCTCGCGGTGGCCGGGTTCCACACCTACAGCACGTGCGTGTCGTGGGAGCAGACGTTCGCCAACCGCGCGACGGCGACCGGCAGCTGCACCCCGCTGCTGCCGGTATCCGAGCGCTGGGATCCGGTGTCCAATCCGGACGGTGTCATCTGCAACTCCAACGAGCAGCTGGTGAACCAGCTCGGGCGTGATCCGCGGACCGGGTTCGTGCGCAGCACACTGGACAACACGGGGGTGCAGTACGGCCTGTCGGCGCTGCGGGCCGGGCAGATTTCGGCGGCGCAGTTCGTGGACCTGAACGCCGCCATCGGCGGGCTCGACTACACGGGCGCCCCGGTGCCGGCGCGGAGCGCGGCCGATCCGAAGGCGTTGTCGGCGGCCTACCGGTCCGGGGTGTTCAACTCGGCGTCCCTGGGGTTGCGCACCACGCCGATCATCGACCAGCGCACGGATCTCGACCTGGCCGGGTTCGGCGCCGACATCCACACCACGGAGTGGTCGTTCGTGATGCGGGAGCGGTTGCGGCGCAGCGGGGCGGCGGACAACCAGGTGATCATCGCGAGCCGCCCGGCGGACGCCGCGGTCGCGGCGGCTTACGAGCTGGACGCGATGGACCGCTGGCTGACGGCGATCGGGAACGACCGGTCGGGGCGCGGCGCGCAGCAGAAGGTGGTCGCGAACCGCCCCGCGGACCTGGGCGACGGGTGCTACGTGTCGGCGACCGAGCGCGTGCCGGAGCGGCTGACCTACCCGTCGAGCGGGCGGTGCGGTGCGCTGTTCCCGGTCGCGGCGAACACGCGTCTGGTCGCCGGGTCCGGGCTCGCCATGGACGCGCTGAAATGCCGCCTGAAGCCGGTGGACTTCCGCGACTACCTGCCGGTCACGTTCACCCGGGAGGAGCAGCAGCGGTTGCGGGCGGCGTTCCCGGACGGGGTGTGCGACTGGAGCAAGCCCGGGGTGGGCGCCCGGAAGCCCGCCGGGGTCTGGCAGCGGTATTGA
- a CDS encoding ATP-binding protein, giving the protein MDDASVGALVLDLPHTVPPLVQVRRWVAAELDDLGDDGVVAVQLIATELLTNVYDHGGGSGQIRLSRDANRILVEVDDGSPSPPVMGDGNPKSVRGRGLVLVDKLARSWGYRSRADGGKTVWALVDCETLSWTS; this is encoded by the coding sequence TTGGATGACGCGTCGGTGGGCGCATTGGTGCTCGACCTGCCGCACACGGTGCCGCCGCTGGTGCAGGTGCGCCGGTGGGTGGCCGCCGAGCTGGACGACCTGGGCGACGACGGGGTGGTCGCGGTGCAGCTGATCGCGACCGAGCTGCTCACGAACGTGTACGACCACGGCGGCGGGAGCGGCCAGATCCGGCTGTCCCGCGACGCGAACCGCATCCTGGTGGAAGTCGACGACGGTTCCCCGTCGCCGCCCGTGATGGGGGACGGGAACCCGAAGTCCGTGCGCGGGCGGGGCCTGGTGCTGGTGGACAAGCTGGCGCGGTCGTGGGGCTACCGGTCGCGGGCGGACGGCGGCAAGACGGTCTGGGCGCTCGTCGACTGCGAGACCCTGAGCTGGACTTCCTGA
- a CDS encoding roadblock/LC7 domain-containing protein: protein MILEGLVRELPQVRHAVLLTADGLVLDHSAGLDPTDAEYLASMAAVLQSLALRVSNVLDGGASRQVVVRCDRIALVVLPWNDQERLALATAEAALDEVIAKLAPGAA, encoded by the coding sequence GTGATCCTCGAAGGTCTCGTTCGCGAACTCCCACAGGTGCGGCACGCGGTGCTGCTCACCGCCGACGGTCTGGTGCTGGACCACTCGGCCGGCCTGGACCCCACCGACGCCGAGTACCTGGCCTCGATGGCCGCGGTGCTGCAAAGCCTGGCGCTACGGGTGAGCAACGTCCTGGACGGCGGGGCGTCCCGGCAGGTCGTCGTGAGGTGCGACCGGATCGCCCTGGTGGTCCTCCCGTGGAACGACCAAGAGCGGCTCGCGCTGGCCACCGCAGAGGCGGCTCTCGATGAGGTCATCGCGAAACTCGCTCCCGGCGCCGCTTGA
- a CDS encoding LysR family transcriptional regulator, with product MDTEAVRSFVRAAELGQLQHAADELGVTQQAVSKRIAALERELGVRLFTRTARGVELTADGQAFLPHARGVVAGVDRGIAAVRPGSRALRIDVLGLRSAQAVVLHDYWRSHPGTELDVVTLRVDDPRVAAAAVMSGEVDASFRTVPDPAALPGDVRMIHVFDSALELLAGPRHPLADAPSVTPAELRGLRIWVPGIAPRSEWAEFYDQLVTDFGLRIDAAGPHFGDEVLLEALAGSAEVATLVGARDRYTWPAQFGLRRIPIVDPVLAYPLSLLVPAHPHPGLRPVLAHFANLAPLPEPVWRPSWIRQEVQLRVSQSTSAQTVLPPSARDR from the coding sequence GTGGACACCGAGGCAGTGCGATCGTTCGTCCGGGCGGCGGAGCTCGGGCAGTTGCAGCACGCGGCCGACGAGCTGGGCGTGACCCAGCAGGCCGTCTCGAAGCGGATCGCCGCGCTGGAGCGCGAGCTGGGGGTCCGCCTGTTCACCCGCACCGCGCGCGGCGTCGAGCTGACCGCGGACGGCCAGGCGTTCCTCCCGCACGCGCGGGGTGTCGTCGCGGGCGTGGACCGCGGCATCGCCGCCGTCCGGCCGGGTTCCCGTGCCCTGCGGATCGACGTCCTCGGCCTGCGCAGCGCACAGGCGGTCGTCCTGCACGACTACTGGCGATCACACCCCGGCACCGAGCTGGACGTAGTGACGCTGCGGGTCGACGACCCCCGCGTGGCAGCGGCCGCCGTGATGTCCGGCGAGGTGGACGCCTCGTTCCGCACCGTCCCCGATCCGGCCGCGCTGCCCGGCGACGTCCGGATGATCCACGTCTTCGACTCGGCGCTGGAACTCCTCGCCGGCCCCCGGCACCCGCTGGCCGACGCCCCGTCGGTGACCCCGGCGGAGCTGCGCGGGCTGCGGATCTGGGTGCCCGGCATCGCGCCGCGCAGCGAATGGGCGGAGTTCTACGACCAGCTGGTCACGGACTTCGGCCTGCGCATCGACGCGGCGGGCCCGCACTTCGGCGACGAGGTGCTGCTCGAGGCGCTCGCCGGGTCCGCCGAGGTGGCCACGCTGGTGGGGGCACGCGACCGCTACACCTGGCCCGCCCAGTTCGGCCTGCGCCGCATCCCGATCGTGGACCCGGTGCTCGCCTACCCGCTCTCCCTGCTGGTCCCGGCGCATCCGCACCCGGGCCTCCGGCCCGTCCTCGCGCACTTCGCCAACCTGGCGCCACTCCCCGAACCCGTGTGGCGCCCGTCCTGGATCCGTCAGGAAGTCCAGCTCAGGGTCTCGCAGTCGACGAGCGCCCAGACCGTCTTGCCGCCGTCCGCCCGCGACCGGTAG
- a CDS encoding FecCD family ABC transporter permease gives MLRETTTALPQRRRAPLGLGLILGLVALGLAVVASMAVGAKGLPPSAVVDALLHHDPANPDHVIVWEVRIPRTLIGLLAGAALGLAGAIIQGVTRNPLADPGILGVNAGASLCIVAAISLAGIQSMTGYVWFAFLGAGLAAVLVYGIGSLGRDRATPLKIALTGAACEAAFRSLTTGILVTDNATYEQFRFWQVGALAGRDSSVVTQALPFLVVGFVLALASARALNGLAMGDDVARGLGVHVNAGRALCALAVVVLCGTATAMAGPIAFVGLMVPHAARLITGPDHRWLLPYSMVLAPLVLLAADIVGRVLAQPGELQVGIVTAAIGAPVFIALVRRKRVRG, from the coding sequence GTGCTCCGCGAAACCACGACCGCGCTCCCCCAGCGCCGCCGGGCCCCGCTCGGCCTCGGCCTGATCCTCGGGCTGGTGGCGCTGGGGCTGGCCGTGGTGGCCAGCATGGCGGTGGGGGCCAAGGGGCTCCCGCCGTCGGCTGTCGTCGACGCCCTGCTGCACCACGACCCCGCGAACCCGGACCACGTGATCGTGTGGGAGGTCCGGATCCCGCGCACGCTGATCGGGCTGCTCGCGGGCGCCGCGCTCGGCCTGGCCGGGGCGATCATCCAGGGTGTCACGCGCAACCCGCTCGCCGATCCCGGCATCCTCGGCGTCAACGCGGGCGCGTCGCTGTGCATCGTCGCCGCCATCAGCCTGGCCGGTATCCAGTCGATGACCGGTTACGTCTGGTTCGCGTTCCTCGGCGCGGGGCTCGCGGCGGTCCTGGTCTACGGGATCGGCTCGCTGGGCCGGGACCGCGCGACCCCGTTGAAGATCGCGCTCACCGGCGCCGCGTGCGAGGCCGCGTTCCGGTCGCTGACCACCGGCATCCTGGTCACCGACAACGCCACCTACGAGCAGTTCCGGTTCTGGCAGGTCGGCGCGCTGGCCGGCCGCGATTCGTCGGTCGTCACGCAGGCCCTGCCGTTCCTGGTCGTGGGTTTCGTGCTGGCGCTGGCCTCCGCGCGCGCCCTCAACGGGCTGGCCATGGGCGACGACGTGGCCCGCGGGCTCGGGGTGCACGTGAACGCTGGCCGGGCGTTGTGCGCGCTGGCCGTGGTGGTCCTGTGCGGCACCGCGACCGCGATGGCAGGCCCGATCGCCTTCGTCGGCCTGATGGTGCCGCACGCCGCGCGGCTGATCACCGGCCCGGACCACCGGTGGCTGCTGCCGTACTCGATGGTGCTGGCGCCACTGGTCCTGCTGGCCGCCGACATCGTCGGCCGGGTGCTCGCGCAGCCCGGCGAGCTGCAGGTCGGCATCGTGACGGCGGCGATCGGCGCGCCGGTGTTCATCGCGCTGGTACGGCGGAAGCGGGTGCGTGGATGA